One Ureaplasma urealyticum serovar 8 str. ATCC 27618 genomic window carries:
- a CDS encoding DUF1410 domain-containing protein — protein sequence MKMKNNKKIHWKKHIKIASFLICLNLCWSAVIVGIVLRFYDKENSIIFVDQNNDSYWLKIHDKKDLKTEINNHLPQGNVYRLQKNKLSNSIIGLTLSKIDKTNEYSNTGDIVIKVNLKNKAKKNPQIMGVFVDEKYQYHYIQPTIKDKVAYFNTSKLVNNHDYRLVKILDKTDYNHVLIQQNELAIEHQIMISKPPKTASFINQNNQKIYRINVGKWLFNSSLSLQLKDLNNQIYSINAKVDAEGNVDFDVSKLANNNFYELVNIYKNNTHPLVKVINPINISYHNKTINNLNVNSLNQPYQYTKNGDINLIAKVAPYYVNQQVYGIFKDENNKLHKLLAKVDNDGQICFDIGKLVKPNQYRLEKIVSASDENIELVHNFDLSNNQKQTLNRPNIVVNYLKNGDYTINFNDANLINKKIELKFKIDNTNEIKTIQAIVDVSKKITLKTNDNTLFAPNHKYTLIGIVDNKLTVNNNIANLDDILEINKVIIRKPLVKVLTSSLVEEPRSANSINSTNIKFEISDEANVLNTNMSATINYDNNKIAKAYVVVENNKKYLTARLDNLELNKTSFINKIEFDQKPPKAIVNIGYLDTNIIYDDTKEEKNQPLTINNDFALLPLENQEDYFQRKNEANIKLKVELKANPNILKNLTFAATFKYKDNKIVKKIKTNAISCTPIKNEINKWMIEFNLKFDDIKTATLYELDNIYYLDKNNPNNLDEKHKLNQITYNFELQNPLSIALMEKYPKNTLDVDKKTNHPVCEVKLFILNVKYPWLVNKKARFVFSYTTVDGTKKEFMAYSNDIGSIDQIINRENLLFKLKNRMYVKIPLPIANREYNFERIEVLNDDNTWTIFNQSSITIRCRPSQNTILTTASDFNENKENKYIRNISPTQVNLNLELISHDQAFHDGLVANLELIDDKGNIKGPYQITLSKTDKEFDGLIKNHVDPNKHQELQTGLTSWLISENKINNLEPNTKYYINRIYFSEKPNYLTYKWNFANNNNEIYNRNQAKKDNPQHNDYSFTTTN from the coding sequence ATGAAAATGAAAAATAATAAGAAAATACATTGAAAAAAGCATATTAAAATTGCTTCTTTTTTAATATGCTTAAATCTATGTTGATCAGCTGTCATAGTCGGAATTGTTTTAAGATTTTATGATAAGGAGAATTCAATTATTTTTGTAGATCAAAATAATGATTCTTATTGATTAAAAATTCATGATAAAAAAGATCTTAAAACTGAGATTAATAACCATTTACCACAAGGTAATGTTTATCGATTACAAAAAAATAAATTGTCTAATTCCATAATTGGTTTAACTTTATCTAAAATAGATAAAACCAATGAATATTCAAATACTGGTGATATTGTTATTAAAGTTAATTTAAAAAACAAAGCTAAAAAGAATCCGCAAATTATGGGTGTTTTTGTTGATGAAAAGTATCAATATCATTACATACAACCAACTATTAAAGATAAAGTTGCTTATTTTAATACATCAAAATTAGTAAATAATCATGATTATCGTTTAGTAAAAATTCTTGACAAAACTGATTACAATCACGTTTTAATTCAACAAAATGAGTTAGCGATTGAACATCAAATTATGATTAGTAAACCACCTAAAACAGCTTCTTTTATTAACCAAAATAATCAAAAAATATACCGAATAAATGTAGGAAAGTGATTATTTAATTCTTCTCTTAGTTTGCAACTAAAAGATTTAAATAATCAAATTTATAGTATTAATGCTAAAGTAGATGCAGAAGGAAATGTTGATTTTGATGTAAGTAAATTAGCAAATAATAACTTCTATGAATTAGTTAACATTTATAAAAATAACACGCATCCTTTAGTTAAAGTTATTAATCCAATTAATATTTCATATCATAATAAAACTATTAACAATTTAAATGTTAATAGTTTAAATCAACCATATCAATATACAAAAAATGGTGATATCAATTTAATTGCTAAAGTAGCGCCATATTATGTTAACCAACAAGTATATGGGATATTTAAAGATGAAAATAATAAATTGCATAAATTATTAGCTAAAGTTGATAATGATGGTCAGATTTGTTTTGATATTGGAAAATTAGTAAAACCAAACCAGTATCGATTAGAAAAAATTGTTTCTGCTAGTGATGAAAATATTGAATTAGTACACAATTTTGATTTATCTAATAATCAAAAACAAACTCTTAATAGACCAAATATAGTGGTTAATTATTTAAAAAACGGGGATTATACAATAAATTTTAACGATGCAAATTTAATTAATAAAAAGATTGAACTTAAATTCAAAATTGATAATACTAATGAAATAAAAACAATACAAGCAATAGTAGATGTTAGCAAAAAAATAACACTAAAGACAAATGATAATACTTTATTTGCGCCAAATCATAAATATACATTAATTGGAATTGTTGATAATAAACTAACAGTCAATAACAATATTGCGAATTTAGATGATATTTTAGAAATTAACAAAGTGATTATTAGAAAACCCTTAGTTAAAGTTTTAACAAGTTCACTAGTTGAAGAACCGCGATCAGCAAATAGTATTAATTCAACAAATATAAAGTTTGAAATTAGTGATGAAGCCAATGTTTTAAATACAAATATGAGTGCAACTATTAATTATGATAATAATAAAATTGCAAAAGCTTATGTAGTGGTTGAAAATAATAAAAAATATTTAACAGCTCGATTAGATAATTTAGAATTAAATAAAACATCTTTTATTAATAAAATTGAATTTGATCAAAAGCCACCTAAAGCAATTGTAAATATTGGTTATTTAGATACTAATATTATTTATGATGATACAAAAGAAGAAAAAAATCAACCTTTAACAATCAATAATGATTTTGCATTATTACCATTAGAAAACCAAGAAGATTATTTTCAACGTAAAAATGAAGCTAATATTAAATTAAAAGTTGAATTAAAAGCCAATCCTAATATTCTAAAAAACCTTACATTTGCTGCAACTTTTAAATACAAAGACAACAAGATTGTCAAAAAAATTAAAACTAACGCTATTAGTTGTACACCAATTAAAAATGAAATAAATAAGTGAATGATCGAATTTAATTTAAAGTTTGATGACATTAAAACTGCTACATTATATGAACTAGATAATATTTATTATTTAGATAAAAATAATCCAAATAATTTAGATGAAAAACATAAATTAAATCAAATTACTTATAATTTTGAATTACAAAATCCTTTATCAATAGCTTTGATGGAAAAATATCCAAAAAACACACTTGATGTTGATAAAAAAACTAATCATCCAGTTTGTGAAGTGAAATTATTTATTTTAAATGTTAAATATCCTTGATTAGTAAATAAAAAAGCACGTTTTGTTTTTTCTTATACAACAGTTGATGGCACAAAAAAAGAGTTTATGGCTTATAGCAATGATATTGGTAGTATTGATCAAATAATTAATAGAGAAAATCTTTTATTTAAATTAAAAAACCGTATGTATGTTAAAATTCCATTACCAATTGCTAATCGAGAATATAATTTTGAACGAATAGAAGTTTTAAACGATGATAATACTTGAACAATTTTTAATCAAAGCTCTATAACAATTCGTTGTCGTCCAAGTCAAAACACGATTTTAACAACTGCAAGTGATTTTAATGAAAATAAAGAAAATAAGTATATTAGAAACATTTCACCAACCCAAGTTAATCTTAATTTAGAATTAATTTCCCACGACCAAGCTTTTCATGATGGTTTAGTTGCTAATTTAGAATTAATTGATGATAAAGGAAATATTAAAGGACCTTATCAAATCACACTTTCGAAAACAGATAAAGAATTTGATGGATTAATTAAAAATCATGTTGACCCTAATAAACATCAAGAATTACAAACAGGTTTAACATCATGATTAATATCAGAAAATAAAATTAATAATTTAGAACCGAATACAAAATACTATATCAATCGTATTTACTTTAGTGAAAAGCCAAATTATTTAACTTATAAATGAAATTTTGCTAATAACAATAACGAAATTTATAATCGTAATCAAGCAAAAAAAGATAATCCTCAACACAATGATTATTCATTTACAACAACTAATTAA
- a CDS encoding BMP family ABC transporter substrate-binding protein codes for MIKKHIKKIVIGALSTLAFITTTVVTTACAKHNNSVTKNNEPNVNVKNEISSSNSELNDSHYYWKAPKSDTSEGFQTIHKSMVEDGKRAFLLPGFSQSNYLQDAIKNAKFDKNAVGFLLDTVYNANNDPSLFDGANRVASVYFKVDDAAFLGGIAAAYMLNTNQNIFATDGQLNWGGYVALNAKNTTNYLAGFALGIEWANKHLANKKVLQEGSSESKTWIKVNEVQASQSSAGGFDENNENAKKILKELISKKADLILPVAITQMSLAVNEAISTTSHKVAIIGVDTEQENDKTINKEANTFKNTNISGNKNGVIRFSIVKRLGVAIEKLLENAVNGAQFQGHVNKIGDEIDVHDKYKLGVNTVGSLVDGVVGISESAYHYLIDAFNLAQTDETNKVSTYDQLVQKMIQDPLFKSLNQDPKIDGYINPKNLANARGNEGELINGKTISPEVNGGTIYKAANGSYYYYPVAKSTYTAQNASTIFKEIWDKAKNDDDKRRLVGLILSFAGANVKDGGYSEISYDGMLGFYAKHGIKIPKL; via the coding sequence ATGATAAAAAAACATATTAAAAAAATAGTAATTGGAGCTTTAAGTACACTAGCGTTCATCACAACAACAGTTGTAACAACAGCTTGTGCAAAACACAATAATTCTGTTACTAAAAATAATGAACCAAATGTTAATGTTAAAAATGAAATAAGTTCTTCTAATAGTGAATTAAATGATTCACATTATTATTGAAAAGCGCCTAAATCTGATACAAGCGAAGGTTTTCAAACAATCCATAAAAGTATGGTCGAAGATGGAAAACGTGCATTTTTATTACCAGGGTTTTCACAAAGCAATTATCTACAAGACGCAATAAAAAACGCTAAATTTGATAAAAATGCTGTTGGTTTTTTATTAGATACAGTTTATAATGCAAATAATGATCCTTCTTTATTTGATGGTGCAAATCGTGTTGCAAGTGTTTATTTTAAAGTTGATGATGCTGCTTTTTTAGGTGGAATTGCTGCCGCTTATATGCTAAATACAAACCAAAACATTTTTGCAACAGATGGCCAACTTAACTGGGGAGGATATGTTGCTTTAAATGCTAAAAACACTACTAATTATTTAGCAGGATTTGCCTTGGGTATTGAATGAGCAAACAAGCATTTAGCAAACAAAAAAGTATTACAAGAAGGAAGTAGTGAATCTAAAACATGGATCAAAGTAAATGAGGTTCAAGCTTCACAAAGTAGTGCTGGAGGATTTGATGAAAACAATGAAAATGCTAAAAAAATCCTTAAGGAACTAATTTCTAAAAAAGCTGATTTAATTTTACCAGTAGCAATTACCCAAATGAGTTTAGCAGTTAATGAAGCAATTAGTACAACTTCACACAAAGTAGCAATAATAGGCGTAGATACTGAACAAGAAAACGATAAGACAATTAATAAAGAAGCAAATACTTTTAAAAATACTAATATAAGCGGAAATAAAAACGGTGTTATTCGTTTTTCAATTGTTAAACGATTAGGAGTAGCAATTGAAAAATTACTAGAAAACGCTGTAAATGGTGCTCAATTTCAAGGACATGTTAACAAAATTGGTGATGAAATTGATGTTCATGATAAATATAAATTAGGTGTAAACACTGTAGGTTCACTAGTTGATGGTGTAGTAGGAATCTCAGAATCTGCTTATCACTATTTAATTGATGCTTTTAATCTAGCACAAACAGATGAAACTAATAAAGTAAGTACATATGACCAATTAGTTCAAAAAATGATCCAAGATCCTTTATTTAAAAGTTTAAACCAAGATCCTAAAATTGATGGATATATAAACCCTAAAAATCTTGCTAACGCTAGGGGTAATGAAGGTGAATTAATAAATGGAAAAACAATTAGTCCAGAAGTAAATGGGGGAACCATTTATAAAGCAGCAAATGGTTCATATTATTACTATCCTGTTGCTAAATCAACATATACTGCACAAAATGCCTCAACTATTTTTAAAGAAATATGAGATAAAGCTAAAAATGATGATGACAAACGTCGTTTAGTTGGTTTAATTTTATCCTTCGCAGGCGCAAATGTTAAAGATGGAGGATATTCTGAAATTAGTTATGATGGGATGTTAGGTTTTTATGCAAAACATGGTATTAAAATTCCAAAATTATAA